The following are encoded in a window of Candidatus Nitrosotalea sinensis genomic DNA:
- a CDS encoding DHHA1 domain-containing protein — MAKLDQALSYFHDRVSDCIKSGKDISVITHLDCDGITSGSIVTKSLIRSGAKCTVRTVNEFSKNLIEKMKSDSRQFHIITDLGGGFAKDIDNALDDNWIVVDHHQIPQEEFDNQRVINAWKYDIDGGKDVSAGGMAYLVSNAIHKENTDLAWIAVVAALGDRQDQGEKKSFTGINLDIASAAKKDGQVEIDLDILLVGRETRPLPDALAFTSQPFIEGLTWNRDACLSLLNSSGIKLKDGSRWRVPAELTEDEKRTLLQTISKYISTKNASDILDELVGYTYTLSGEDKRSFLRDAREFSTMLNSCGRIRKAGVGVSICMGDRTKMLQEGENILVEYRTFLRTYMNTLSSERWRITDNGQYLMVNGEGLVPENMTGAVSSLLGGSQKNTGKIIILRTNGEEGTIKFSSRKSTGCKSDVNLGLLMRECAAKVSGVGGGHAAAAGARITKDKLDEFLDHLEKNVTRMQNSSISE; from the coding sequence ATGGCAAAGTTAGATCAAGCATTATCCTATTTTCATGACAGAGTTTCAGATTGCATCAAATCAGGCAAAGATATTTCCGTAATAACTCATCTTGATTGCGACGGTATAACTTCAGGAAGCATCGTAACCAAATCATTAATCAGATCAGGTGCAAAATGTACAGTACGTACAGTCAATGAATTTAGTAAAAACCTCATAGAGAAAATGAAAAGCGATTCCAGACAATTTCACATAATTACAGATCTTGGAGGAGGATTTGCAAAAGATATCGACAATGCATTAGATGACAATTGGATAGTAGTTGATCATCATCAAATACCTCAAGAGGAATTTGACAATCAAAGAGTCATCAATGCTTGGAAATACGACATCGATGGAGGAAAAGATGTATCAGCAGGAGGCATGGCTTATCTTGTTTCAAATGCAATCCATAAAGAAAATACTGATTTGGCATGGATTGCAGTTGTTGCTGCATTAGGAGATAGACAAGACCAAGGCGAAAAAAAATCATTTACAGGAATAAATCTTGACATTGCATCTGCCGCAAAAAAAGATGGCCAAGTCGAGATTGATTTAGACATATTACTTGTAGGAAGAGAAACCAGGCCGCTACCAGATGCCCTTGCATTCACATCACAGCCATTCATAGAAGGCCTCACATGGAATCGCGATGCTTGTCTTTCACTTTTGAATTCCTCAGGAATAAAACTAAAAGATGGTAGTAGATGGCGGGTTCCAGCAGAGCTGACAGAGGATGAAAAGAGAACTTTGCTCCAAACAATATCAAAATACATCTCAACTAAAAATGCAAGCGATATACTTGATGAGCTTGTTGGATATACCTACACATTATCAGGTGAGGACAAACGAAGTTTCCTTCGCGATGCAAGAGAGTTTTCAACAATGTTGAATTCTTGCGGACGAATTCGTAAAGCAGGAGTAGGAGTATCAATATGCATGGGAGATAGAACTAAGATGTTGCAAGAAGGAGAAAATATTTTGGTAGAGTATAGGACTTTCTTGAGAACTTACATGAATACACTTTCCAGTGAGAGGTGGAGAATTACAGATAACGGCCAGTATTTAATGGTAAATGGCGAAGGTCTAGTGCCAGAGAATATGACTGGTGCAGTATCATCACTTCTTGGCGGATCACAGAAAAATACTGGAAAAATAATCATACTTAGAACAAATGGAGAAGAGGGAACTATCAAGTTCTCATCTCGTAAATCCACAGGATGCAAGTCTGATGTCAATTTAGGACTATTGATGCGAGAATGTGCTGCAAAGGTATCAGGAGTTGGAGGAGGACATGCTGCTGCAGCAGGAGCAAGAATAACAAAAGACAAACTGGATGAATTCCTTGATCATTTAGAAAAAAATGTCACTAGAATGCAAAATTCAAGTATTTCTGAATAA
- a CDS encoding P-II family nitrogen regulator: protein MKKIEAIVSEEKLDAVFYALTELDIGGFTYFSVKGRGKRPREMVSSGRGGRVEATHNVNAFIYVVVKDAMVDKVIDTITSHASTGQAGEGKIFIYNVDDSVDVGTKKRGESSL, encoded by the coding sequence ATGAAAAAAATTGAAGCAATAGTTTCAGAAGAAAAATTGGATGCCGTCTTCTATGCACTAACAGAACTAGACATCGGAGGGTTTACGTATTTTAGTGTCAAGGGCAGAGGTAAGAGGCCAAGAGAAATGGTTTCCTCAGGTAGAGGAGGGCGTGTCGAAGCTACACATAACGTCAATGCATTCATCTATGTAGTTGTAAAGGACGCCATGGTAGACAAAGTAATAGACACAATAACTTCCCATGCAAGTACAGGTCAAGCTGGAGAAGGAAAGATCTTCATCTACAATGTCGATGACTCAGTCGATGTAGGAACCAAGAAACGCGGCGAATCCTCACTCTAA
- a CDS encoding DNA adenine methylase produces the protein MKQEYLVSIVPKPFVKWAGGKRQLLPVISNHIPSKFERYFEPFLGGGAVFFSLVLKEKKTKWFLSDLNSDLVLSYVTIRDKVQELISSLEAHAANYAKNSSVYYYKIRETNPKHDVDKVSRLIFLNKTCFNGLYRVNSKGKFNVPVGRYVNPNIVNKENLLEVSKILQSRDISIKCQDFEDALHTVGHGDFVYLDPPYQPVSSTASFTSYTDSDFDFSDQRRLYDKFKALDKKGVKVLLSNSHSEDILELFKEFSDGIIEINANRFINSVSQKRTGHTELLIKNY, from the coding sequence TTGAAACAAGAATATCTGGTATCAATTGTGCCTAAACCGTTTGTAAAATGGGCTGGAGGAAAAAGGCAACTTTTGCCTGTTATATCAAATCACATTCCTAGTAAATTTGAGAGATATTTTGAACCATTTCTAGGTGGAGGGGCAGTATTCTTTTCTCTTGTCTTGAAAGAAAAAAAGACAAAATGGTTCCTGTCTGATCTTAACTCAGATCTTGTATTATCTTATGTAACAATTAGGGACAAGGTACAAGAACTCATTTCTTCACTTGAGGCCCATGCTGCAAATTATGCAAAAAATTCTAGTGTATATTATTACAAGATAAGAGAAACCAATCCAAAACATGATGTTGATAAGGTTTCACGACTCATCTTTTTGAACAAAACATGCTTCAATGGATTGTATCGTGTAAACAGCAAAGGAAAATTCAATGTTCCAGTTGGAAGATACGTAAATCCTAACATTGTAAACAAGGAAAATCTCCTTGAGGTAAGTAAAATATTGCAATCAAGGGACATTTCAATAAAGTGTCAGGATTTTGAAGATGCCTTACATACGGTAGGGCATGGAGATTTTGTCTATCTTGATCCTCCGTATCAACCTGTTAGCTCTACTGCAAGTTTTACAAGCTATACTGATAGTGATTTTGATTTTAGCGATCAGAGAAGATTATATGATAAATTCAAGGCACTTGACAAAAAAGGCGTCAAGGTGTTATTGTCAAATTCTCACTCTGAAGATATACTCGAGTTATTCAAAGAGTTCTCAGATGGCATAATAGAAATTAATGCAAATAGATTCATCAATTCTGTTTCCCAAAAGAGAACGGGGCATACTGAATTATTAATCAAGAACTATTGA
- a CDS encoding 30S ribosomal protein S15, whose product MGRLHSHRHGKSHSTRPITPSTPTWVKQSPAEIEELIVKYSKDGLAPSKIGVKLRDQYAIPNTRQIVKKSVTEILEQKGIKTEMPEDLNNLVNKALGLQRHLKENRSDKRNVRSLELLEAKVHRLSSYYKKIGKIPKTWKYKAVIAQLE is encoded by the coding sequence GTGGGTCGTCTTCATTCACACCGACATGGAAAGTCACATTCGACTAGACCGATCACTCCTAGTACACCTACATGGGTAAAACAGAGTCCAGCCGAGATCGAAGAACTTATTGTCAAGTATTCAAAGGATGGTCTTGCACCAAGTAAGATCGGTGTCAAACTACGTGATCAATATGCAATACCAAACACAAGACAGATAGTCAAAAAATCAGTTACAGAAATACTTGAACAAAAGGGAATAAAGACAGAGATGCCAGAGGACCTCAACAATCTAGTAAACAAAGCACTTGGCCTTCAGAGACATTTGAAGGAAAATCGATCTGATAAGAGAAATGTAAGATCACTTGAGCTTTTAGAGGCAAAGGTTCACAGATTATCCTCATATTACAAGAAGATTGGTAAAATACCCAAGACTTGGAAATATAAGGCAGTCATCGCTCAACTCGAGTAA
- a CDS encoding KEOPS complex subunit Pcc1 has product MSLECKIQVFLNNISEKKAESIRKSLEPDNVDFPENLSFIIEKKETSLIFTFEGKGNIRTLISTIDEVLEQTQVILKVTADA; this is encoded by the coding sequence ATGTCACTAGAATGCAAAATTCAAGTATTTCTGAATAATATTTCAGAAAAAAAAGCAGAGTCCATAAGAAAGTCTTTAGAGCCAGATAATGTTGATTTTCCAGAAAATCTTTCATTTATAATAGAAAAAAAAGAAACATCTCTGATTTTTACATTTGAAGGTAAAGGAAATATACGAACACTGATTTCTACTATTGATGAAGTTCTTGAACAGACTCAGGTTATACTCAAAGTGACAGCAGATGCTTGA
- a CDS encoding 30S ribosomal protein S3ae, translated as MARQKTARVKDKWREKKWVTVLLPASFDKKPIAYIPVTDDDSAVGRVIEVTLHDILKGDPSQHQFKLYFQVHKVEGETATTIFKRFEYSKEFLRSLVRRGSSLISFIADVKTKDGYIFRIKIVALTHKKLNTSRKHAIRLVAQEVMSKTIPEMTIDQFIQATVFGKINSDIMAAVKKIIHVRHVGIEKAKLIRTAEGEIALLQA; from the coding sequence TTGGCACGTCAAAAGACTGCAAGAGTAAAAGACAAGTGGAGAGAAAAGAAGTGGGTTACAGTATTACTTCCTGCTTCATTTGACAAGAAACCAATTGCTTACATACCAGTTACAGACGATGATAGTGCAGTAGGCAGAGTAATAGAGGTTACATTACATGATATACTAAAGGGAGATCCATCACAACATCAATTCAAGTTGTATTTCCAAGTTCACAAAGTAGAAGGTGAAACAGCAACTACAATATTCAAGAGATTTGAATATTCCAAGGAATTCCTTCGTAGCCTTGTGAGACGAGGATCTTCGTTGATTAGCTTTATTGCAGATGTAAAGACAAAGGACGGATACATTTTCAGAATAAAGATAGTAGCATTAACACATAAGAAATTGAATACATCTAGAAAACATGCAATCAGACTGGTTGCCCAAGAGGTAATGTCAAAGACCATACCTGAAATGACAATAGACCAATTCATTCAAGCAACAGTCTTTGGAAAGATAAATTCAGACATCATGGCAGCGGTCAAGAAGATAATTCACGTAAGACATGTAGGAATTGAAAAGGCAAAACTCATCAGAACTGCAGAGGGCGAAATCGCCTTGCTACAGGCTTGA
- a CDS encoding DUF6659 family protein, which translates to MEKDELCKQVLDLDSRIRFAGVINENGRLIAGGMRSGFKSLEDSKDDEMLYMELVLRARMRKEFDKVLGPVKFAMSYRDKLIIMSFPVEENILLISVEKDIDFSKLPFNILDIINH; encoded by the coding sequence ATGGAAAAGGACGAACTATGCAAACAGGTCTTAGATTTAGATTCACGAATAAGGTTTGCAGGCGTGATAAATGAAAATGGCAGACTAATTGCAGGAGGGATGAGATCAGGATTCAAGTCTCTTGAAGATTCAAAAGATGATGAGATGCTATACATGGAATTAGTTTTAAGAGCAAGAATGAGAAAGGAGTTTGACAAGGTCTTAGGCCCAGTGAAATTTGCCATGTCATACAGAGACAAATTGATAATCATGAGTTTCCCAGTAGAGGAAAATATTCTATTGATTTCAGTTGAGAAGGATATTGATTTTTCCAAGCTCCCATTCAATATTCTGGATATAATCAATCATTGA
- a CDS encoding methane monooxygenase/ammonia monooxygenase subunit C → MAQMPALIPKEVEIQRLKKIWLIIIALGSIAASVEVDNFVDGSLHQTSIRDSAFTPAHWWLYSHFIALPLGWGMVAVYDRKVPILRGPNNSMNTGLKMTILGYLATMFTIGVNEMWHFWYVEEIFAVPNHWMFNMGVVVAFMGALAYVVRVYARLVELGAETPGENPYVAEMYKMALEGKLYSRSIP, encoded by the coding sequence ATGGCACAAATGCCAGCACTGATTCCAAAAGAAGTTGAAATCCAGAGATTGAAAAAGATCTGGCTTATCATCATCGCATTGGGATCGATCGCTGCATCCGTAGAGGTCGATAACTTCGTAGACGGATCTCTACACCAGACATCAATCAGAGATAGTGCTTTCACACCAGCACACTGGTGGTTATACAGCCACTTCATTGCTCTTCCATTAGGATGGGGAATGGTAGCTGTTTATGACAGAAAGGTACCAATTCTGAGAGGTCCAAACAACTCAATGAACACCGGTCTTAAAATGACCATTCTTGGTTACTTAGCAACCATGTTTACAATAGGTGTCAACGAGATGTGGCACTTCTGGTATGTAGAAGAGATCTTCGCAGTTCCAAACCACTGGATGTTCAACATGGGTGTCGTCGTTGCTTTCATGGGTGCACTTGCCTATGTAGTAAGAGTATACGCACGACTTGTCGAACTTGGCGCAGAAACACCAGGTGAGAATCCATATGTTGCAGAAATGTACAAGATGGCTCTTGAAGGCAAATTGTACAGCAGATCAATCCCATAA
- a CDS encoding ammonia monooxygenase, translating into MVWLRRCTHYLFIVVVAVNSTLLTINAGDYIFYTDWMWTSYVVFTLSQSLMLAVGAAYYLTFTGVPGTATYYALIMTVYTWIAKGAWFSLGYPYSFIVVPMWIPSAILMDLAYWATKRNKHSLILIGGVLCGMSMSMFNMINLITIDDPLETAFKYPRTTLPPYMTPIEPQVGKFYDSPVALGAGAGAVLTVTMTALGTKLTTWTYRWMAAWSKWD; encoded by the coding sequence ATGGTCTGGCTAAGACGATGTACTCACTACTTATTCATAGTAGTGGTAGCAGTCAACTCGACCTTGTTGACAATCAACGCAGGAGACTACATCTTCTATACTGACTGGATGTGGACATCTTATGTGGTATTTACTCTATCACAATCATTGATGCTCGCAGTCGGTGCAGCATACTACCTTACGTTCACTGGTGTTCCAGGAACAGCAACCTACTATGCACTTATAATGACAGTGTATACTTGGATTGCAAAAGGTGCGTGGTTCTCCTTAGGATATCCATACAGCTTCATCGTTGTGCCAATGTGGATTCCATCTGCAATATTGATGGACTTGGCATATTGGGCAACAAAGAGAAACAAACACTCTTTGATCCTAATCGGCGGTGTGCTCTGTGGAATGTCAATGTCGATGTTCAACATGATCAATCTAATCACAATAGATGATCCTCTTGAGACTGCTTTCAAATATCCAAGAACCACATTGCCTCCATACATGACACCAATAGAACCCCAAGTAGGAAAGTTCTATGATAGTCCTGTTGCATTGGGTGCAGGAGCTGGTGCAGTTTTGACAGTAACAATGACTGCATTAGGTACCAAACTCACAACCTGGACATACAGGTGGATGGCAGCTTGGTCTAAGTGGGATTAA
- a CDS encoding ammonium transporter, with the protein MLETISKSPMQIVTKHKWPVVFVLAGLIVGLSGFTAIQDAHAQFGPLGALADPNKTHEIHCSQPMTPPGNGTFGGSNAPCIDTGDTTFMYAAAVFVMIMTPGGVGFLYGGLTRRKHSLTVMLQAFMVYSIVSVQWVIFGYSIMFGPSADPVGFIGNLDWIGLNNVSHNAPADVYAPTIPHLAYVMFQLMFAAITPSLAIAGYADRVKMSAFLIHVVLWTTFIYDVAGHANWSLGSQGTALGWLAKMGAEDFAGGTVIHITSGFAGLATAMFLGRRIGYGKAPFEPHSIPLIILGASLLWFGWFGFNPGSAGFAGFLETQAFQNTNIATAVAAIWWLFLSWAHTGKTSAIGAVNGAVAGLVAITPASGFIGTWASIIVGFACATVCFYCVLIKNRARIDDALDTWGVHGMGGVVGALLTGAFSEVRINPYGHNGLFFGNPMQFVINSMGAGFGAAWSFGLTYIIWRIQDAIWPGGVRVTPKEEEIGLDISQVGERAYSGFAE; encoded by the coding sequence ATGCTGGAGACAATTTCTAAATCGCCAATGCAGATAGTAACAAAACACAAGTGGCCGGTAGTTTTTGTGCTCGCAGGCTTAATAGTCGGGTTATCTGGATTCACGGCAATACAGGACGCACATGCTCAGTTTGGTCCGTTAGGAGCTCTTGCAGATCCTAACAAAACACATGAGATTCACTGTTCACAGCCGATGACTCCTCCGGGTAACGGGACGTTTGGTGGAAGCAATGCACCATGTATAGACACAGGAGATACTACATTCATGTACGCAGCAGCAGTCTTCGTCATGATAATGACTCCTGGTGGTGTGGGATTCTTGTATGGAGGTCTTACAAGAAGAAAGCACTCCTTAACAGTGATGTTACAGGCATTCATGGTCTACTCTATTGTCAGTGTCCAATGGGTTATCTTTGGATACTCGATAATGTTTGGTCCTTCCGCTGATCCAGTAGGGTTTATCGGAAACTTGGACTGGATAGGTCTGAATAATGTATCGCACAACGCACCAGCTGATGTATATGCTCCAACAATTCCTCACTTAGCCTATGTGATGTTCCAGCTCATGTTCGCTGCCATCACTCCATCACTAGCCATTGCTGGTTATGCTGACAGGGTGAAGATGAGTGCATTCCTAATACATGTTGTATTGTGGACCACATTCATTTACGATGTAGCAGGACATGCAAACTGGTCTCTTGGAAGTCAAGGTACCGCACTTGGTTGGTTAGCCAAGATGGGTGCAGAAGACTTTGCGGGAGGAACAGTCATTCACATCACCTCAGGATTTGCAGGTCTAGCAACTGCAATGTTCTTGGGAAGGAGAATAGGATATGGAAAGGCTCCATTTGAACCGCACTCAATACCGCTCATAATTTTGGGTGCATCATTGCTGTGGTTTGGATGGTTCGGTTTCAACCCTGGTAGTGCAGGATTTGCAGGTTTCCTAGAAACGCAGGCATTCCAGAATACCAACATAGCAACTGCAGTTGCAGCAATATGGTGGTTGTTCTTAAGCTGGGCACATACTGGAAAGACTAGCGCCATCGGTGCAGTCAACGGAGCTGTTGCTGGACTTGTTGCAATTACACCAGCCTCTGGTTTCATTGGAACATGGGCATCAATAATAGTAGGATTTGCATGTGCTACAGTATGCTTCTACTGTGTACTTATCAAGAATAGGGCAAGAATAGATGATGCACTAGATACTTGGGGTGTACACGGAATGGGTGGTGTAGTAGGTGCATTACTAACAGGTGCATTCAGTGAAGTCAGAATCAATCCATATGGACACAATGGCCTCTTCTTTGGCAACCCAATGCAGTTCGTAATCAACAGTATGGGTGCAGGATTTGGTGCAGCTTGGTCATTTGGTCTAACTTACATCATTTGGAGAATCCAAGATGCAATTTGGCCAGGTGGTGTCAGAGTCACACCAAAAGAAGAAGAAATTGGATTGGACATATCTCAAGTAGGCGAAAGAGCATACTCTGGATTTGCAGAGTAA
- a CDS encoding transcriptional regulator, whose protein sequence is MAREYNLEKIREKLIDTLGSSKTGLTGIEISEELGINRVTMSKYLKIFAGEGLIKQKNMGSVNLWFIEDGVDKLSFPADFFQVKNRYLDYVLSGSAREAHTLIRTSLHSGATPAKIVSEIIIPTIEAVENSYDSGKIGRSEKNFLDELISTSISLIGLLEEEVDPKKNMVILSTDYQNALFAQAVSSVLRTQKWRVSLLGDMSSAIDVMFDIDLQRFLNKVWSKREGVMIVTIFSSKESEIKFFSQAVNTSAERFGKNFHLALCTKVAKKTKVNADFVSNDVEALLQWCQTVFESYKNQ, encoded by the coding sequence GTGGCCAGAGAATATAATTTAGAAAAGATACGCGAGAAATTGATTGATACACTAGGGTCATCTAAAACAGGATTAACAGGAATAGAGATTTCTGAAGAGCTTGGAATCAATCGCGTTACCATGTCTAAATATCTGAAAATTTTTGCAGGAGAGGGCTTGATAAAACAAAAAAACATGGGAAGTGTCAATCTCTGGTTCATAGAAGATGGTGTGGATAAGCTTAGTTTTCCAGCTGATTTTTTCCAGGTAAAAAATCGATATCTGGACTATGTTTTATCTGGGTCTGCCCGTGAAGCACATACTCTAATACGTACATCCCTTCACTCTGGAGCAACTCCTGCCAAGATTGTAAGTGAAATAATAATCCCAACCATTGAGGCAGTTGAGAATTCATATGATAGTGGAAAAATAGGAAGATCCGAGAAGAATTTTCTTGATGAATTAATTTCTACTTCTATTTCTCTTATAGGTCTCTTAGAAGAGGAAGTTGATCCTAAAAAAAACATGGTAATTTTATCTACTGATTATCAAAATGCACTTTTTGCACAGGCTGTCTCTTCCGTACTCCGTACTCAAAAATGGAGAGTCTCATTGCTTGGAGATATGTCTTCTGCAATCGATGTTATGTTTGACATTGATTTGCAGAGGTTTCTCAATAAAGTGTGGTCAAAACGTGAAGGTGTTATGATTGTAACAATTTTTTCCTCAAAAGAAAGTGAGATCAAATTTTTCTCCCAGGCAGTAAATACAAGTGCAGAAAGATTTGGAAAAAATTTTCATCTTGCATTGTGTACAAAGGTTGCAAAAAAAACAAAGGTCAATGCTGATTTTGTATCAAATGATGTTGAAGCGCTACTACAGTGGTGCCAAACTGTATTTGAAAGTTATAAAAATCAATGA
- a CDS encoding methane monooxygenase/ammonia monooxygenase subunit B encodes MVDKKFIVAAIGVIVALGAVGPSLTQMFQHAEAHGVQAQLQSRFIRIDGETWSKQSVHTGDTLTVSGKFVSLVNRDLRGWYTVYGDSPNAGNRWEIVARDPPGNVITIPANAVVPYKLTIKALEPAVYHMHTQLNIASIGPGLGPGQTVVVTGDPIVKPIPYTNVIYQSIVIGVGYAITFATRPWQVI; translated from the coding sequence ATGGTCGATAAGAAGTTTATTGTGGCTGCAATAGGTGTGATAGTAGCACTTGGAGCAGTTGGACCATCATTAACACAAATGTTCCAACATGCTGAAGCACATGGTGTTCAGGCACAACTACAAAGTCGTTTCATAAGAATAGACGGTGAGACATGGTCAAAACAGTCTGTTCATACTGGAGACACTTTGACAGTATCTGGCAAATTTGTAAGTCTTGTAAACAGAGACTTGCGAGGCTGGTACACTGTATATGGTGACTCACCAAACGCTGGTAACAGATGGGAAATTGTAGCAAGAGATCCACCTGGTAACGTAATCACGATACCAGCAAACGCAGTGGTTCCATACAAGTTGACCATAAAGGCACTTGAACCAGCAGTATATCACATGCATACGCAGCTTAACATAGCAAGCATCGGTCCAGGTCTAGGTCCAGGACAAACAGTCGTGGTAACAGGCGATCCAATCGTGAAGCCAATCCCATACACAAACGTCATCTATCAATCGATAGTGATTGGTGTAGGATATGCAATCACATTCGCAACAAGACCTTGGCAAGTGATTTAA
- a CDS encoding AbiTii domain-containing protein encodes MAKNISIELLDDARSLHEILESCKNLCKLVGISEENSWLDLETSGYLVRYKTRDELYLNLPPYRKTSWKFYDLYGNMINLSPDMMTFFGRSTIYHPVKELENSSKIIVESKFLDQFNKFMAEHGTDHVSRSLKIHEARITDDEIKQILAGVKKQTQHLLDMVISILETE; translated from the coding sequence ATGGCAAAAAACATTAGCATCGAGCTATTAGATGATGCTCGTTCGTTGCATGAAATATTGGAATCTTGCAAAAACCTGTGTAAACTAGTTGGAATATCTGAAGAGAACTCCTGGCTTGATCTTGAGACTAGTGGGTATCTAGTACGATATAAAACAAGAGATGAGTTATACCTGAATCTGCCTCCCTATAGGAAAACATCTTGGAAATTTTATGATCTATATGGGAATATGATAAATTTGTCACCTGATATGATGACTTTTTTTGGTAGATCAACAATATATCATCCAGTTAAAGAACTAGAGAATTCCAGTAAGATAATAGTTGAAAGCAAATTTTTAGATCAGTTCAATAAATTCATGGCTGAGCATGGCACAGACCATGTTTCAAGAAGCCTCAAAATCCATGAGGCTAGAATTACTGATGATGAAATAAAACAGATCCTTGCGGGAGTAAAGAAACAAACCCAACATTTGCTTGATATGGTAATTTCTATTCTGGAAACAGAATAA
- the serS gene encoding serine--tRNA ligase, with translation MLDPKLLRDNPDKIKNMLEARAVNFPLDELISLDKERRDLIVKTDEFRKKRNEVSLEIARKKKAKEDASELINQMQAVSDNLNRLEQDQIKTEEKFTKLSLTLPNMLHESVPIGKDETANKEIKKWGSIPTFDFQIKDHIDLMQNLDLVDLERAAKVSGARFYYLKNQLVRLNQALLQFALDFLSEKNYMPIQTPFLINRHAMEGAIIAQDFEDVIYKVEGEDLYLIGTSEHAVASMHTDEIIDGKRLPLRYAGVSTCFRKEAGAHGRDQKGIFRVHQFEKVEQFVFTKPEDSWQEHERMLSIAEEFYQKIGIPYRVMLLSSGDLGKISAKTYDIEAWMAGQKNYREIVSCSNCLDFQARRLKIRFRDRTDEQPQYLHSLNSTLVATTRTMVSIIENFQTKDGHVLVPKILQKYVGSSTI, from the coding sequence ATGCTTGACCCTAAACTTCTTCGAGACAATCCCGATAAAATAAAAAACATGCTAGAAGCAAGAGCTGTCAACTTTCCATTAGATGAATTGATTTCATTAGATAAAGAAAGAAGAGATCTCATAGTAAAGACTGATGAATTCAGAAAAAAAAGAAATGAAGTTTCATTAGAGATTGCAAGAAAAAAGAAGGCAAAAGAAGATGCATCAGAGCTGATCAATCAGATGCAAGCAGTTTCAGATAATCTCAACAGACTGGAACAAGATCAGATAAAAACAGAAGAAAAATTCACGAAACTTTCTCTGACATTGCCAAACATGCTACATGAATCAGTTCCAATTGGAAAAGATGAGACTGCAAACAAGGAAATAAAAAAATGGGGAAGCATTCCTACTTTTGATTTTCAGATAAAAGATCATATTGATTTGATGCAGAATCTTGATCTAGTAGATTTAGAAAGAGCTGCAAAAGTTTCTGGTGCTAGATTTTATTATCTTAAAAATCAGCTTGTCAGGCTAAATCAAGCATTATTACAATTTGCACTTGATTTCTTGTCAGAGAAAAATTACATGCCAATACAAACTCCATTTTTGATAAACAGACATGCAATGGAGGGTGCAATAATTGCACAGGATTTCGAAGACGTAATTTACAAGGTAGAAGGAGAGGATCTTTACCTCATAGGAACAAGTGAACATGCAGTTGCATCAATGCATACAGATGAGATAATTGATGGTAAGAGATTACCTCTTCGATATGCTGGAGTTAGTACATGTTTTAGAAAAGAAGCAGGAGCACATGGTAGAGATCAAAAAGGAATATTCAGAGTTCATCAATTTGAGAAAGTAGAACAGTTCGTATTTACAAAACCTGAGGATTCATGGCAAGAACATGAAAGAATGCTTTCAATAGCAGAGGAGTTTTACCAAAAAATTGGTATACCATACAGAGTAATGTTGTTGTCAAGTGGAGATCTAGGTAAGATATCTGCCAAGACATATGATATTGAAGCATGGATGGCAGGGCAGAAAAATTACAGAGAGATAGTATCTTGTTCAAACTGTCTTGACTTTCAAGCAAGAAGATTAAAGATAAGATTTAGAGATAGAACCGATGAGCAGCCACAGTACCTACATTCATTGAATAGTACTCTTGTAGCAACCACCAGAACCATGGTTTCAATAATAGAAAACTTCCAGACAAAGGATGGACATGTTCTAGTTCCTAAGATATTACAGAAATACGTGGGTTCTAGTACGATCTAA